A stretch of Aphanothece sacrum FPU1 DNA encodes these proteins:
- a CDS encoding alpha/beta fold hydrolase, with translation MFSEFKPFIINTSKIKINLIKGGQGFPVLLLHGYPQTHIIWHKIAPKLAENFTVIVTDLRGYGDSDKPPGNPEHSHYSKRIMAQDQVEVMTQLGYNQFYLIGHDRGARVAHRLTLDYPDKVKKIVLLDIAPTYEMYTLTDQEFATAYYHWFFLIQPFPFPETLIKQNPDYFLTHCLQSWSKNDFTFTFTSAAIQEYLRCFRDPKTIHGTCEDYRASATIDLEHDQADIEQKIQCPLLVLWGKQGIIERKYNVLDSWKKRAINVQGKPINCGHFLPEEAPEETYQSIRDFL, from the coding sequence ATGTTTTCTGAATTTAAACCCTTTATTATTAATACCTCAAAAATTAAAATAAATTTAATCAAAGGTGGTCAAGGATTTCCTGTTCTCTTACTTCATGGTTATCCTCAAACTCATATTATCTGGCATAAAATAGCCCCAAAACTAGCAGAAAATTTTACGGTTATTGTCACAGATTTAAGGGGATATGGAGACAGTGATAAACCTCCAGGCAATCCAGAGCATAGCCATTATTCTAAACGAATTATGGCACAAGATCAGGTAGAAGTAATGACTCAATTAGGCTATAATCAATTTTATCTTATTGGACATGATCGAGGGGCTAGAGTTGCTCATCGTTTAACTCTTGATTATCCTGATAAAGTAAAAAAAATAGTATTATTAGATATTGCCCCGACTTATGAAATGTATACTCTAACTGATCAAGAATTTGCTACTGCTTATTATCATTGGTTTTTCTTAATTCAACCGTTCCCTTTTCCTGAAACTTTAATTAAACAAAATCCTGATTATTTTTTGACTCATTGTTTACAAAGTTGGAGTAAAAATGATTTTACCTTTACTTTTACCTCAGCAGCAATACAAGAATATTTAAGATGTTTTCGTGATCCTAAGACGATTCATGGTACTTGTGAAGATTATCGAGCATCAGCTACTATTGATTTAGAACATGACCAAGCAGATATTGAGCAAAAAATTCAATGTCCCCTTTTAGTTTTGTGGGGAAAACAGGGAATCATTGAAAGGAAATATAATGTCTTAGACAGTTGGAAAAAAAGAGCAATAAATGTACAAGGAAAACCAATTAACTGTGGACATTTTTTACCTGAAGAAGCACCAGAAGAAACTTATCAGTCTATTAGAGATTTTTTATAA
- a CDS encoding Rqc2 family fibronectin-binding protein gives MQSVDLTTLTAISHELQTYWIPSRLEQVYQRDRYTISLALRTLKKRAWLTISWHPQGARLCISDPPAKIPDTFTFSDQLRHQINGYALTALTMISPWERVVDLQFAKRPGDPVIWHLFIEIMGKYSNVILTDAHQQIVTVAHQVNANQSSVRTVQTGQPYELPPVLTGTLPKLEESQTRWQERISLVPGALQKQLLNSYRGLSPVVAQLMIQQAHLQPQQSTDTLTAKDWDTLFILWQTWLNILQTKDFNFGYTQTGYTVLGWGIIKPIKDLQTLINSYYNDQTNQENFQQIRHQLLQKISSLLKKVSLKANTFKQRLNQSAEADKYRQEADLLMANLHLCKPGMTSIILNDFETDQPVKIKLNPEKNGVQNAQYLYKQHQKLKRAKIAVEPLLAEVNTEINYLEQVEDSLHQLTIYQSPQDLQTLEEIREELIQQNYLNSPSQRNINLIDESQPYQYTTPSGLEIWIGRNNRQNDRLTFRTAGDYDLWFHTQESAGSHVLLRLEPGTKPDETDLHCAADWAAYYSRARQSEQVPVVYTEPKYVYKPKGAKPGMVIYKRERVLWGQPHKAQAYLKSQG, from the coding sequence ATGCAATCTGTTGATTTAACAACCTTAACCGCTATCTCACATGAATTACAAACCTATTGGATACCTTCTCGTCTTGAACAAGTTTATCAACGCGATCGCTATACAATTTCTCTGGCACTGCGTACCCTAAAAAAACGGGCTTGGTTAACTATTTCTTGGCATCCTCAAGGGGCTAGACTATGTATAAGTGATCCTCCTGCCAAAATCCCCGATACCTTTACTTTTAGTGATCAATTACGTCATCAAATTAATGGTTATGCCCTCACTGCTTTAACGATGATTTCTCCTTGGGAAAGAGTGGTTGATCTTCAATTTGCTAAACGTCCGGGTGATCCTGTTATTTGGCATCTTTTTATTGAAATTATGGGAAAATATAGTAATGTAATTCTCACAGATGCTCATCAACAAATTGTTACGGTTGCTCATCAAGTTAATGCCAATCAATCAAGTGTTCGCACCGTACAAACGGGACAACCTTATGAACTTCCTCCCGTTTTAACAGGCACTTTACCTAAGTTAGAAGAATCTCAAACTCGATGGCAAGAAAGAATCAGTTTAGTCCCTGGGGCATTACAAAAACAATTGTTAAATAGTTATCGGGGTTTAAGTCCAGTTGTTGCTCAATTAATGATTCAACAAGCTCATTTACAACCTCAACAGTCTACAGACACTTTAACGGCAAAAGATTGGGACACCTTATTTATATTGTGGCAAACTTGGTTAAATATTTTACAAACCAAAGACTTTAACTTTGGTTATACTCAAACAGGTTATACGGTTTTAGGTTGGGGCATAATTAAACCCATAAAAGATTTACAAACTCTGATCAATAGTTATTATAATGACCAAACTAATCAAGAAAATTTTCAACAAATACGTCATCAACTTTTACAAAAAATAAGTTCATTACTCAAAAAAGTATCTCTTAAAGCAAATACTTTTAAACAACGTCTAAACCAGTCTGCTGAAGCTGATAAATACCGTCAAGAAGCAGATTTATTAATGGCTAATTTACATTTATGTAAACCCGGTATGACATCTATTATTCTCAATGACTTTGAAACAGATCAACCTGTTAAGATTAAGCTAAATCCTGAAAAAAATGGGGTACAAAATGCCCAGTATCTCTATAAACAACATCAAAAATTAAAACGAGCTAAAATTGCTGTAGAACCTTTATTAGCAGAAGTAAATACGGAAATTAATTATTTAGAACAAGTTGAAGATAGTTTACATCAATTAACTATTTATCAGTCTCCACAAGACTTACAAACTCTAGAAGAAATACGAGAAGAATTAATTCAACAAAATTATCTTAATTCTCCCTCTCAACGGAATATTAATCTGATAGATGAATCTCAACCTTATCAATATACAACACCGTCAGGATTAGAAATTTGGATCGGTCGTAATAATCGTCAAAATGATCGTCTCACCTTTCGCACAGCAGGAGATTATGACCTCTGGTTTCATACTCAAGAAAGTGCCGGAAGTCATGTATTATTACGTCTAGAACCGGGGACAAAACCTGATGAAACTGATTTACATTGTGCCGCAGATTGGGCAGCTTATTACAGTCGCGCTCGTCAAAGTGAACAAGTTCCTGTGGTTTACACTGAACCTAAATATGTCTATAAACCTAAAGGGGCTAAACCAGGGATGGTCATCTATAAACGAGAACGGGTTCTCTGGGGACAACCTCATAAGGCGCAAGCATACCTTAAAAGTCAAGGGTAG
- a CDS encoding response regulator: MPTHKILVIDDSKVIRMRVRDMLPEDNIEVLEAKDGVEGYNLIRSEKPNLIMLDFLLPKMSGWDVYQEVQKEYDLKTIPLVLMSGRKEEVIEKLTEPFEYFSFVEKPFEKKQLLEAIRDAMAKAKKHPQPKTPQPANYQNGSVPKDTAVMTQEIYNLRQQMSKMQNEIDTLKGQLRKVLEFIQQRR; this comes from the coding sequence GTGCCAACCCACAAAATACTCGTAATTGATGACAGTAAAGTGATCCGGATGCGGGTTCGGGATATGTTACCAGAAGATAACATAGAAGTTCTCGAAGCCAAAGATGGAGTTGAAGGATATAACCTCATTCGCAGTGAAAAGCCAAACTTAATTATGCTTGATTTTCTTCTGCCTAAAATGAGTGGTTGGGATGTCTATCAAGAAGTTCAAAAAGAGTATGATCTCAAAACTATTCCCCTAGTTTTAATGTCTGGGAGAAAAGAAGAAGTCATTGAAAAACTTACTGAACCTTTTGAATATTTTTCTTTTGTTGAAAAACCTTTTGAAAAGAAACAATTGCTTGAGGCTATTCGAGATGCAATGGCTAAGGCTAAAAAGCATCCTCAACCTAAAACACCTCAGCCAGCAAACTATCAAAATGGTTCTGTACCAAAAGATACAGCAGTAATGACTCAGGAAATTTATAACCTACGTCAACAAATGAGTAAGATGCAAAATGAAATTGATACCCTTAAAGGTCAACTTAGAAAAGTTCTGGAATTTATTCAACAAAGACGGTAA
- a CDS encoding HAD hydrolase-like protein, giving the protein MAVKAIIFDFDGTLADTYHAFVEIANSLSGEFGYKPVNSEDLEKLKHLSVKELIKQSEISPLKIPFVLNRVTSELRHKIQELKPINGIPNFLKELKENGYLLGIITSNRQENVLSFLKSNNLGNLFEFIYSGTTLFGKHKVINQLLKEHKLIPSEIIYVGDETRDIRSAQKSNVKVIAVAWGFNSPEILAQHQPDFLIYHPQELMRAIQDSE; this is encoded by the coding sequence ATGGCAGTCAAAGCAATTATTTTTGATTTTGATGGCACCCTAGCAGATACCTATCATGCTTTTGTAGAGATTGCCAATAGTTTATCGGGAGAATTTGGCTATAAACCTGTTAATTCAGAAGATTTAGAAAAGCTTAAACATTTAAGTGTTAAAGAATTGATTAAACAATCAGAAATTTCTCCGCTCAAAATTCCCTTTGTATTAAACAGAGTTACCTCAGAGTTAAGGCATAAAATTCAAGAACTTAAGCCAATTAATGGCATTCCTAATTTTCTAAAAGAGTTAAAAGAAAACGGTTATTTATTAGGCATTATTACTTCTAATAGGCAGGAGAATGTCCTATCTTTTCTCAAAAGTAATAACTTAGGAAACTTATTTGAGTTTATTTATTCAGGCACTACTTTATTTGGTAAACATAAAGTTATTAATCAATTACTTAAAGAACATAAACTGATTCCGAGTGAAATCATTTATGTAGGAGATGAAACCAGAGATATTCGCTCAGCACAAAAAAGTAACGTTAAAGTTATTGCTGTTGCTTGGGGTTTTAATTCTCCTGAAATTTTAGCACAACATCAACCCGATTTTTTAATTTATCATCCTCAAGAACTAATGAGGGCTATCCAAGATAGTGAATAA
- the queG gene encoding tRNA epoxyqueuosine(34) reductase QueG produces MNAIEWTQLIKEKAIDLGFHQVGIADVNTSFNDEAVNHLETWLGLGYQANMDWMANGKRLDIHNCMPSVKSVICVALNYYTSPQHSNHKEDGKISRYGWGRDYHKVMTKKLKAFSQWLETQAENIETRYYVDTGPIQDKVWAQRAGIGWIAKNGNVITKEYGSWVFLGEILTNLTLIPDQPHTQHCGTCTRCLEACPTGAIPQPFVVDANRCIAYHTIENRAKTLPDTITPHLDGWVAGCDICQDVCPWNQRFAEETDIEDFQPYPQNIAPKLTELANLSLEEWNSRFRSSALRRIKLEMWHRNARANLNREGI; encoded by the coding sequence ATGAATGCTATAGAATGGACTCAATTAATTAAAGAAAAAGCCATTGATTTAGGGTTTCATCAAGTTGGTATTGCTGATGTTAATACTTCATTTAATGATGAAGCGGTTAATCATTTAGAGACGTGGTTAGGGTTAGGTTATCAGGCAAATATGGACTGGATGGCTAATGGTAAACGCTTAGATATTCATAATTGTATGCCATCGGTAAAATCAGTTATTTGTGTCGCCTTAAATTATTATACTTCTCCTCAACATTCTAATCATAAAGAAGACGGCAAAATCTCTCGTTATGGTTGGGGAAGGGATTATCATAAAGTCATGACAAAGAAACTTAAAGCCTTCAGTCAATGGTTAGAAACTCAAGCAGAAAACATTGAAACCCGTTATTATGTAGACACTGGCCCCATTCAGGATAAAGTGTGGGCGCAACGGGCTGGAATCGGTTGGATTGCTAAAAATGGCAATGTTATTACCAAAGAATACGGCAGTTGGGTATTCTTAGGAGAAATATTAACTAATTTAACCTTAATCCCCGATCAGCCCCATACTCAACATTGTGGCACTTGTACCCGATGTTTAGAAGCTTGTCCTACAGGTGCCATTCCTCAGCCCTTTGTGGTAGACGCTAATCGCTGTATCGCCTATCATACCATTGAAAATCGGGCTAAGACACTTCCTGATACCATAACACCTCATTTAGACGGATGGGTAGCCGGATGTGATATTTGTCAGGATGTGTGTCCCTGGAATCAACGATTTGCCGAAGAGACAGATATAGAAGATTTTCAGCCCTATCCTCAGAATATTGCCCCAAAATTGACAGAATTAGCCAATCTATCTTTAGAGGAATGGAATAGCAGATTTCGATCATCAGCCTTAAGGAGAATTAAACTAGAGATGTGGCATCGTAATGCCCGTGCTAATCTAAATAGAGAAGGGATTTAG